Proteins co-encoded in one Aethina tumida isolate Nest 87 chromosome 7, icAetTumi1.1, whole genome shotgun sequence genomic window:
- the LOC109594539 gene encoding protein angel homolog 2 isoform X3, whose product MNFKFIQIQLLAVLTVILVQAEVNKTFSVPLIRQWESRTGNMTSNKPGFQFTLMSYNVLAQDLILNHAYLYNNHDQKSLPWETRWNKLMNEIKTIDPDILCLQEVQKTHLDYYKALETLGYQSLYKKRTSDEYSDGCAIFFKSDKIVLSEYITVEFKQTGPLLNRNNVAIITKLAPKDNIEQEFVVATTHLLYNPKREDVRLAQVQLLLAEIDRIAFKALVNGKHTYLPTIITGDFNTPPQSFVYSFITEGNLNLKATMTQDYRRSILPAALKITNNSQHNIIVKLRQTLANVTRREEENMIEIGNSDVEYIKTVPNVTNDFDSFSNGEITHNFPFQSVYKPREKGATTNQNKWLMVDYIFYSGQRRNKIVEEDKLKLLMTFKLPTKKELGNMLIPNHELGSDHLSLAAKFKLEF is encoded by the exons atgaatttcaaatttatccaGATTCAGCTGTTGGCAGTTCTAACTGTGATTTTAGTCCAAGCAGAAGTGAACAAAACATTCAGTGTACCCCTAATCAGG CAATGGGAGTCAAGAACTGGTAACATGACTAGTAACAAACCTGGTTTTCAATTTACCTTGATGAGTTACAATGTCTTGGCACAGGACCTCATCTTGAATcatgcatatttatataataaccaTGACCAAAAATCCTTACCATGGGAAACTAGATGGAATAAATTgatgaatgaaattaaaactattgatCCAGAT attttatgtcTTCAAGAAGTACAAAAGACCCATTTAGATTATTACAAAGCATTAGAGACTTTAG GCTATCAAAGCTTATACAAGAAGAGAACCAGTGATGAATATAGTGATGGTTGTGCAATCTTTTTTAAATCTGACAAAATTGTGTTATCAGAATACATTACTGTGGAGTTCAAACAAACTGGTCCGCTTCTAAACCGCAACAATGTGGCAATAATCACCAAGTTGGCACCAAAAGATAATATTGAACAGGAATTCGTGGTTGCTACCACGCATTTGTTGTACAATCCGAAACGGGAAGATGTACGACTTGCTCAAGTTCAGCTTTTGTTAGCGGAAATTGACAGAATAGCATTTAAAGCACTCGTCaa TGGAAAACATACGTACCTGCCGACCATAATAACTGGGGACTTCAATACTCCACCGCAATCATTTGTGTACAGTTTTATAACAGAGGGTAATCTCAATTTAAAAGCTACGATGACACAAGACTACAGGCGAAGCATATTACCAGCAGCCCTTAAAATTACAA ACAACTCAcaacataatattattgtaaaattaagacaaacgTTGGCGAATGTAACCCGACGTGAAGAAGAAAACATGATAGAAATTGGCAATAGTGACGTAGAATATATCAAGACGGTGCCTAACGTGACGAATGATTTTGATTCGTTTTCGAATGGCGAAATCACACATAATTTTCCATTTCAATCTGTGTATAAACCTCGAGAGAAAGGTGCTACGACAAACCAAAATAAGTGGCTAATGGtcgattatatattttacag TGGCCAAAgacgaaataaaattgttgaagaGGACAAGCTAAAACTACTGATGACGTTTAAATTACCAACAAAAAAGGAATTGGGAAATATGCTAATTCCAAATCATGAGTTGGGATCTGACCATCTGTCTTTGGCAGCAAAATTcaaattggaattttaa
- the LOC109594539 gene encoding protein angel homolog 2 isoform X2 produces the protein MPTYTYVPPKPLFGPNTSNQNSQFVHHQESMSSYKYIPPKPLFGPNSKNENYKTPNCGSSPSYSYPQPPQPSFVQNNNQNLQYNYPYYRSMPNSNNQNLSYYNPYCSNAPLPPHPSMPLMNSPFGFPNVYTANNVYSYQNYYANMSTNAYDEQHTVHRSYSESSISQNKNSKQGFKIVGNNIQIICRQQSEPNLSKRNVKNRKKQSILSLRQWESRTGNMTSNKPGFQFTLMSYNVLAQDLILNHAYLYNNHDQKSLPWETRWNKLMNEIKTIDPDILCLQEVQKTHLDYYKALETLGYQSLYKKRTSDEYSDGCAIFFKSDKIVLSEYITVEFKQTGPLLNRNNVAIITKLAPKDNIEQEFVVATTHLLYNPKREDVRLAQVQLLLAEIDRIAFKALVNGKHTYLPTIITGDFNTPPQSFVYSFITEGNLNLKATMTQDYRRSILPAALKITNNSQHNIIVKLRQTLANVTRREEENMIEIGNSDVEYIKTVPNVTNDFDSFSNGEITHNFPFQSVYKPREKGATTNQNKWLMVDYIFYSGQRRNKIVEEDKLKLLMTFKLPTKKELGNMLIPNHELGSDHLSLAAKFKLEF, from the exons ATGCCTACTTATACTTATGTGCCTCCCAAACCCCTCTTTGGTCCAAATACTAGTAACCAAAACAGTCAGTTTGTTCATCATCAAGAGAGCATGTCTAGTTATAAGTACATACCCCCCAAGCCTCTTTTTGGCCCAAAcagtaaaaatgaaaactatAAAACCCCAAATTGTGGGAGCAGTCCTAGTTACAGCTATCCACAACCTCCACAACCTTCTTTTGTTCAAAACAACAATCAAAACTTGCAATATAATTACCCATATTATAGAAGCATGCCAAACAGTAATAATCAAAACTTATCATATTACAACCCATATTGCTCCAATGCACCTCTCCCTCCACATCCATCAATGCCTTTAATGAATTCACCATTTGGGTTTCCTAATGTATATACCGCAAATAACGTGTATTCATATCAAAATTACTATGCAAATATGTCTACAAATGCATATGATGAACAACACACAGTGCATAGAAGTTATTCTGAATCATCAAtctcacaaaataaaaattcaaaacaaggCTTCAAGATAGTTGGAAATAATATACAGATTATTTGTAGACAACAATCTGAGCCTAATCTTTCTAAAAGAAACGTCAAAAATCGTAAAA agcAATCTATTTTATCCCTCAGGCAATGGGAGTCAAGAACTGGTAACATGACTAGTAACAAACCTGGTTTTCAATTTACCTTGATGAGTTACAATGTCTTGGCACAGGACCTCATCTTGAATcatgcatatttatataataaccaTGACCAAAAATCCTTACCATGGGAAACTAGATGGAATAAATTgatgaatgaaattaaaactattgatCCAGAT attttatgtcTTCAAGAAGTACAAAAGACCCATTTAGATTATTACAAAGCATTAGAGACTTTAG GCTATCAAAGCTTATACAAGAAGAGAACCAGTGATGAATATAGTGATGGTTGTGCAATCTTTTTTAAATCTGACAAAATTGTGTTATCAGAATACATTACTGTGGAGTTCAAACAAACTGGTCCGCTTCTAAACCGCAACAATGTGGCAATAATCACCAAGTTGGCACCAAAAGATAATATTGAACAGGAATTCGTGGTTGCTACCACGCATTTGTTGTACAATCCGAAACGGGAAGATGTACGACTTGCTCAAGTTCAGCTTTTGTTAGCGGAAATTGACAGAATAGCATTTAAAGCACTCGTCaa TGGAAAACATACGTACCTGCCGACCATAATAACTGGGGACTTCAATACTCCACCGCAATCATTTGTGTACAGTTTTATAACAGAGGGTAATCTCAATTTAAAAGCTACGATGACACAAGACTACAGGCGAAGCATATTACCAGCAGCCCTTAAAATTACAA ACAACTCAcaacataatattattgtaaaattaagacaaacgTTGGCGAATGTAACCCGACGTGAAGAAGAAAACATGATAGAAATTGGCAATAGTGACGTAGAATATATCAAGACGGTGCCTAACGTGACGAATGATTTTGATTCGTTTTCGAATGGCGAAATCACACATAATTTTCCATTTCAATCTGTGTATAAACCTCGAGAGAAAGGTGCTACGACAAACCAAAATAAGTGGCTAATGGtcgattatatattttacag TGGCCAAAgacgaaataaaattgttgaagaGGACAAGCTAAAACTACTGATGACGTTTAAATTACCAACAAAAAAGGAATTGGGAAATATGCTAATTCCAAATCATGAGTTGGGATCTGACCATCTGTCTTTGGCAGCAAAATTcaaattggaattttaa
- the LOC109594539 gene encoding protein angel homolog 2 isoform X4 has translation MKLIQLLAVLTVILVQAEVNKTFSVPLIRQWESRTGNMTSNKPGFQFTLMSYNVLAQDLILNHAYLYNNHDQKSLPWETRWNKLMNEIKTIDPDILCLQEVQKTHLDYYKALETLGYQSLYKKRTSDEYSDGCAIFFKSDKIVLSEYITVEFKQTGPLLNRNNVAIITKLAPKDNIEQEFVVATTHLLYNPKREDVRLAQVQLLLAEIDRIAFKALVNGKHTYLPTIITGDFNTPPQSFVYSFITEGNLNLKATMTQDYRRSILPAALKITNNSQHNIIVKLRQTLANVTRREEENMIEIGNSDVEYIKTVPNVTNDFDSFSNGEITHNFPFQSVYKPREKGATTNQNKWLMVDYIFYSGQRRNKIVEEDKLKLLMTFKLPTKKELGNMLIPNHELGSDHLSLAAKFKLEF, from the exons ATGAAACTC ATTCAGCTGTTGGCAGTTCTAACTGTGATTTTAGTCCAAGCAGAAGTGAACAAAACATTCAGTGTACCCCTAATCAGG CAATGGGAGTCAAGAACTGGTAACATGACTAGTAACAAACCTGGTTTTCAATTTACCTTGATGAGTTACAATGTCTTGGCACAGGACCTCATCTTGAATcatgcatatttatataataaccaTGACCAAAAATCCTTACCATGGGAAACTAGATGGAATAAATTgatgaatgaaattaaaactattgatCCAGAT attttatgtcTTCAAGAAGTACAAAAGACCCATTTAGATTATTACAAAGCATTAGAGACTTTAG GCTATCAAAGCTTATACAAGAAGAGAACCAGTGATGAATATAGTGATGGTTGTGCAATCTTTTTTAAATCTGACAAAATTGTGTTATCAGAATACATTACTGTGGAGTTCAAACAAACTGGTCCGCTTCTAAACCGCAACAATGTGGCAATAATCACCAAGTTGGCACCAAAAGATAATATTGAACAGGAATTCGTGGTTGCTACCACGCATTTGTTGTACAATCCGAAACGGGAAGATGTACGACTTGCTCAAGTTCAGCTTTTGTTAGCGGAAATTGACAGAATAGCATTTAAAGCACTCGTCaa TGGAAAACATACGTACCTGCCGACCATAATAACTGGGGACTTCAATACTCCACCGCAATCATTTGTGTACAGTTTTATAACAGAGGGTAATCTCAATTTAAAAGCTACGATGACACAAGACTACAGGCGAAGCATATTACCAGCAGCCCTTAAAATTACAA ACAACTCAcaacataatattattgtaaaattaagacaaacgTTGGCGAATGTAACCCGACGTGAAGAAGAAAACATGATAGAAATTGGCAATAGTGACGTAGAATATATCAAGACGGTGCCTAACGTGACGAATGATTTTGATTCGTTTTCGAATGGCGAAATCACACATAATTTTCCATTTCAATCTGTGTATAAACCTCGAGAGAAAGGTGCTACGACAAACCAAAATAAGTGGCTAATGGtcgattatatattttacag TGGCCAAAgacgaaataaaattgttgaagaGGACAAGCTAAAACTACTGATGACGTTTAAATTACCAACAAAAAAGGAATTGGGAAATATGCTAATTCCAAATCATGAGTTGGGATCTGACCATCTGTCTTTGGCAGCAAAATTcaaattggaattttaa
- the LOC109594539 gene encoding protein angel homolog 2 isoform X1 codes for MNNKIYKVFKQFVTSITKHNLKNNSVNKIVEMSSKRMHPSTQSTSNEFQIYPDSAVGSSNCDFSPSRSEQNIQCTPNQESMPTYTYVPPKPLFGPNTSNQNSQFVHHQESMSSYKYIPPKPLFGPNSKNENYKTPNCGSSPSYSYPQPPQPSFVQNNNQNLQYNYPYYRSMPNSNNQNLSYYNPYCSNAPLPPHPSMPLMNSPFGFPNVYTANNVYSYQNYYANMSTNAYDEQHTVHRSYSESSISQNKNSKQGFKIVGNNIQIICRQQSEPNLSKRNVKNRKKQSILSLRQWESRTGNMTSNKPGFQFTLMSYNVLAQDLILNHAYLYNNHDQKSLPWETRWNKLMNEIKTIDPDILCLQEVQKTHLDYYKALETLGYQSLYKKRTSDEYSDGCAIFFKSDKIVLSEYITVEFKQTGPLLNRNNVAIITKLAPKDNIEQEFVVATTHLLYNPKREDVRLAQVQLLLAEIDRIAFKALVNGKHTYLPTIITGDFNTPPQSFVYSFITEGNLNLKATMTQDYRRSILPAALKITNNSQHNIIVKLRQTLANVTRREEENMIEIGNSDVEYIKTVPNVTNDFDSFSNGEITHNFPFQSVYKPREKGATTNQNKWLMVDYIFYSGQRRNKIVEEDKLKLLMTFKLPTKKELGNMLIPNHELGSDHLSLAAKFKLEF; via the exons atgaataataaaatatataaagtttttaaacaatttgtgaCATCTATAACAAAGCAtaaccttaaaaataattcagtaaacAAAATCGTTGAAATGTCATCCAAACGAATGCATCCTTCCACACAGTCTACTAGtaatgaatttcaaatttatccaGATTCAGCTGTTGGCAGTTCTAACTGTGATTTTAGTCCAAGCAGAAGTGAACAAAACATTCAGTGTACCCCTAATCAGGAAAGTATGCCTACTTATACTTATGTGCCTCCCAAACCCCTCTTTGGTCCAAATACTAGTAACCAAAACAGTCAGTTTGTTCATCATCAAGAGAGCATGTCTAGTTATAAGTACATACCCCCCAAGCCTCTTTTTGGCCCAAAcagtaaaaatgaaaactatAAAACCCCAAATTGTGGGAGCAGTCCTAGTTACAGCTATCCACAACCTCCACAACCTTCTTTTGTTCAAAACAACAATCAAAACTTGCAATATAATTACCCATATTATAGAAGCATGCCAAACAGTAATAATCAAAACTTATCATATTACAACCCATATTGCTCCAATGCACCTCTCCCTCCACATCCATCAATGCCTTTAATGAATTCACCATTTGGGTTTCCTAATGTATATACCGCAAATAACGTGTATTCATATCAAAATTACTATGCAAATATGTCTACAAATGCATATGATGAACAACACACAGTGCATAGAAGTTATTCTGAATCATCAAtctcacaaaataaaaattcaaaacaaggCTTCAAGATAGTTGGAAATAATATACAGATTATTTGTAGACAACAATCTGAGCCTAATCTTTCTAAAAGAAACGTCAAAAATCGTAAAA agcAATCTATTTTATCCCTCAGGCAATGGGAGTCAAGAACTGGTAACATGACTAGTAACAAACCTGGTTTTCAATTTACCTTGATGAGTTACAATGTCTTGGCACAGGACCTCATCTTGAATcatgcatatttatataataaccaTGACCAAAAATCCTTACCATGGGAAACTAGATGGAATAAATTgatgaatgaaattaaaactattgatCCAGAT attttatgtcTTCAAGAAGTACAAAAGACCCATTTAGATTATTACAAAGCATTAGAGACTTTAG GCTATCAAAGCTTATACAAGAAGAGAACCAGTGATGAATATAGTGATGGTTGTGCAATCTTTTTTAAATCTGACAAAATTGTGTTATCAGAATACATTACTGTGGAGTTCAAACAAACTGGTCCGCTTCTAAACCGCAACAATGTGGCAATAATCACCAAGTTGGCACCAAAAGATAATATTGAACAGGAATTCGTGGTTGCTACCACGCATTTGTTGTACAATCCGAAACGGGAAGATGTACGACTTGCTCAAGTTCAGCTTTTGTTAGCGGAAATTGACAGAATAGCATTTAAAGCACTCGTCaa TGGAAAACATACGTACCTGCCGACCATAATAACTGGGGACTTCAATACTCCACCGCAATCATTTGTGTACAGTTTTATAACAGAGGGTAATCTCAATTTAAAAGCTACGATGACACAAGACTACAGGCGAAGCATATTACCAGCAGCCCTTAAAATTACAA ACAACTCAcaacataatattattgtaaaattaagacaaacgTTGGCGAATGTAACCCGACGTGAAGAAGAAAACATGATAGAAATTGGCAATAGTGACGTAGAATATATCAAGACGGTGCCTAACGTGACGAATGATTTTGATTCGTTTTCGAATGGCGAAATCACACATAATTTTCCATTTCAATCTGTGTATAAACCTCGAGAGAAAGGTGCTACGACAAACCAAAATAAGTGGCTAATGGtcgattatatattttacag TGGCCAAAgacgaaataaaattgttgaagaGGACAAGCTAAAACTACTGATGACGTTTAAATTACCAACAAAAAAGGAATTGGGAAATATGCTAATTCCAAATCATGAGTTGGGATCTGACCATCTGTCTTTGGCAGCAAAATTcaaattggaattttaa
- the LOC109594540 gene encoding uncharacterized protein LOC109594540, with protein MSEINEERLLADENEAECFGISSTELVEDTRTMMFNVMQRVFNDISEELKSFDQIDEEKRSQLSKNFQEFFMDKLTNPFKKMETEIRNFMAIPEYKSEVGSNTEITENNLKDLEKENNLLVKEYINCKLMKKKCEEKLNEYNSLEETYQKVENLIDNYKSHESEYAENKKKMDTFLKKQQEFLAYYFKDADNESKLSFAQSNFKSTN; from the exons atgtctgaaattaatgaagaacGCTTGCTGGCTGACGAAAATGAAGCGGAATGTTTTGGTATCAGTTCAACAGAACTAGTTGAAGATA CCAGAACAATGATGTTCAATGTAATGCAGCGGGTATTTAATGATATATCAGAAGAACTAAAATCTTTTGACCAAATTGATGAGGAAAAAAGGTcacaattatctaaaaattttcaagaattttttatggatAAGTTAACtaatccatttaaaaaaatggag ACTGAGATTCGAAACTTCATGGCAATTCCTGAATATAAGTCAGAAGTTGGAAGTAACACagaaattacagaaaataatttgaaggatttagaaaaagaaaataatttgcttgtaaaagaatatattaat tgCAAACTTATGAAAAAGAAATGTgaagaaaaattgaatgaatataATTCACTTGAGGAGACTTACCAGAAAGTAGAAAATCtaattgacaattataaaTCTCATGAAAGTGAGTATgcagaaaataaaaagaagatggacacatttttaaagaaacaacAAGAATTCTtggcttattattttaaagatgctGATAATGAAAGTAAACTCTCATTTGctcaatcaaattttaagagtACAAAttag
- the LOC109594559 gene encoding glutaredoxin-related protein 5, mitochondrial, giving the protein MNLMRKSCQLLKSATPLSPFYSTKAKDIEKLVKNNKVVVFMKGVPEQPQCGFSNAVVQILRMHGVKYDAHNVLKDEDLRQGIKDFSNWPTIPQVYINGEFVGGCDIMLQMHQSGDLIEELEKVGIKSALLDKEEKKESK; this is encoded by the exons ATGAATTTAATGCGTAAATCTTGTCAGTTGCTGAAATCCGCAACTCCACTCTCACCATTCTACAGTACAAAAGCCAAAGATATCGAGAAACTAGTCAAAAACAACAAAGTCGTCGTTTTCATGAAAGGAGTCCCTGAACAGCCCCAGTGTGGATTTAGCAATGCTGTTGTACAAATTCTAAGGATGCACGGTGTCAAATATGATGCCCACAATGTTCTGAAAGATGAAGATTTAAGACAAG gtATAAAGGATTTTTCAAATTGGCCTACAATCCCCCAAGTTTATATTAATGGAGAGTTTGTTGGTGGATGTGATATTATGTTACAAATGCATCAGTCAGGGGATTTGATTGAAGAACTGGAAAAAGTTGGCATAAAATCTGCTTTATTGGACAAAGAAGAGAAAAAAGAGTCGAAATAG